The Cellulomonas sp. P24 genome contains a region encoding:
- a CDS encoding DUF4349 domain-containing protein, whose product MRRIARSQALAVALLIAAGTLVGCSANSSTSSAGSVEGNSQVQPAADGAKAAGDTSAQTAADAAGRQVITTGSVQVTVKDPRAAAEQVVTLVEGAGGRVDGRTETAAVGDQTARAHLTVRVPADSLTAMIDDLRSIGDLGQISISSQDVTADAQDLDARIRAMRVSVARMEDLLAKVTTTTDLVAAEQALQERQSNLETMLSQQARMAEQVALSTLDIDLTAPGAIPAAASPHGFWDGVVVGWQSLVVALRAVVLVVGVLLPWLAFAGLITVVALVVVRRVRRHGSRDAEARTDGTHGDAAPPGPAEAPSPAG is encoded by the coding sequence ATGAGACGAATCGCCAGGTCGCAGGCCCTCGCCGTCGCGCTCCTGATCGCGGCGGGCACGCTCGTCGGGTGCTCGGCGAACTCGAGCACGTCGTCGGCCGGATCGGTCGAGGGCAACAGCCAGGTGCAGCCGGCGGCCGACGGGGCGAAGGCCGCAGGCGACACGTCGGCGCAGACCGCGGCCGACGCCGCCGGTCGCCAGGTCATCACGACGGGCAGCGTCCAGGTCACGGTGAAGGACCCGCGCGCGGCGGCCGAGCAGGTCGTCACCCTCGTCGAGGGGGCCGGCGGTCGCGTGGACGGCCGCACCGAGACGGCCGCCGTCGGTGACCAGACGGCGCGTGCGCACCTGACGGTCCGGGTCCCGGCGGACTCGCTGACCGCGATGATCGACGACCTCCGGTCGATCGGCGACCTCGGTCAGATCTCGATCTCGTCGCAGGACGTCACGGCCGACGCCCAGGACCTCGACGCTCGCATCCGGGCGATGCGCGTCTCGGTGGCCCGGATGGAGGACCTCCTCGCGAAGGTCACGACGACCACGGATCTCGTCGCCGCCGAGCAGGCGCTGCAGGAGCGGCAGTCGAACCTCGAGACGATGCTCTCGCAGCAGGCCCGGATGGCCGAACAGGTGGCGCTGTCGACGCTGGACATCGACCTCACCGCACCGGGTGCGATCCCCGCAGCCGCGAGCCCGCACGGCTTCTGGGACGGGGTCGTCGTCGGGTGGCAGTCGCTCGTCGTCGCGCTGCGCGCGGTGGTGCTCGTCGTCGGCGTGCTGCTGCCGTGGCTCGCGTTCGCCGGCCTCATCACGGTGGTCGCCCTCGTGGTGGTCCGACGGGTACGTCGTCACGGCTCGCGCGACGCCGAGGCCCGGACGGACGGCACGCACGGTGACGCCGCACCTCCGGGCCCCGCCGAGGCACCGAGCCCGGCGGGGTGA
- a CDS encoding GNAT family N-acetyltransferase, whose product MTSVPTVIRGATARDGAACAAIYAPYVTDTAITFEVDPPGPAEMSARITAAVQSHAWLVLEDAGRVVGYAYGSPFKARAAYRWTCEVSIYLEPGRRRTGAGRTLYEALLPRLAERGYRTAVAGMTLPNDASVGLHTAMGFEPAGTYRRIGWKLDAWHDVAWMQRTILDGPNPPAEPR is encoded by the coding sequence ATGACGTCTGTCCCCACCGTCATCCGTGGGGCCACCGCGCGTGACGGCGCCGCCTGTGCGGCGATCTACGCGCCGTACGTGACCGACACCGCGATCACCTTCGAGGTCGATCCTCCCGGGCCTGCCGAGATGTCCGCGCGCATCACCGCGGCGGTGCAGAGCCATGCCTGGCTCGTGCTCGAGGACGCCGGGCGGGTCGTCGGCTACGCGTACGGCAGCCCGTTCAAGGCGCGCGCGGCGTACCGCTGGACATGCGAGGTCAGCATCTACCTCGAGCCCGGCCGACGACGCACCGGTGCCGGGCGGACGCTCTACGAGGCGCTGCTCCCGCGGCTGGCCGAGCGGGGCTACCGCACGGCGGTCGCCGGCATGACGCTGCCGAACGACGCGAGCGTCGGGCTGCACACCGCGATGGGCTTCGAGCCCGCCGGCACGTACCGGCGCATCGGCTGGAAGCTCGACGCCTGGCACGACGTCGCGTGGATGCAGCGGACGATCCTCGACGGACCGAACCCGCCGGCAGAGCCGCGCTGA
- a CDS encoding methylglyoxal synthase has product MSVIPATPRHIALVAHDNKKVDLLQWAEYNRGTLAHHELYATGTTGTMLEYELGLHVTRFLSGPLGGDQQIGAKIAEGLITMLIFFWDPLEPQPHDPDVKALLRIATVWNVPMACNTASADLMISSPLLSSDYQHARPDLGPRGWDGTAPVEG; this is encoded by the coding sequence ATGTCCGTGATCCCCGCGACCCCCCGCCACATCGCGCTCGTCGCCCACGACAACAAGAAGGTCGACCTTCTGCAGTGGGCCGAGTACAACCGCGGCACCCTCGCCCACCACGAGCTCTACGCCACCGGCACGACCGGCACGATGCTCGAGTACGAGCTCGGCCTGCACGTCACCCGGTTCCTGTCCGGCCCGCTCGGCGGTGACCAGCAGATCGGCGCGAAGATCGCCGAGGGCCTCATCACGATGCTGATCTTCTTCTGGGACCCGCTCGAGCCGCAGCCGCACGACCCCGACGTCAAGGCGCTGCTGCGCATCGCGACCGTCTGGAACGTGCCCATGGCGTGCAACACCGCGTCGGCCGACCTGATGATCTCCTCCCCGCTGCTCTCCAGCGACTACCAGCACGCCCGTCCCGACCTGGGGCCGCGCGGCTGGGACGGGACGGCACCGGTCGAGGGCTGA
- a CDS encoding XRE family transcriptional regulator — protein sequence MAPSLSTSLASTLLEARRARGLSASALAERSGVSRAMVGKIERGQAQPTAVLLGRLSAALGMTLSELVARAEDGTPDHRLARAADQPTWTDPATGYVRRAVSPGTGGPLELVEVTLPPGARVAYPAEAYTFLHQQLWVLDGRLVFHEGDTVHELETGDCLQLGAPAPCTFVNPTTRPCRYLVALTRQPD from the coding sequence ATGGCGCCGTCGCTCTCCACCTCCCTCGCCTCGACGCTGCTCGAGGCGCGACGCGCACGCGGGTTGTCGGCCAGCGCCCTCGCCGAGCGGTCCGGGGTCTCGCGGGCCATGGTCGGCAAGATCGAGCGGGGTCAGGCACAGCCCACCGCGGTGCTCCTCGGGAGGCTCTCGGCAGCACTCGGGATGACGTTGTCCGAGCTCGTGGCGCGCGCGGAGGACGGCACCCCCGACCACCGGCTCGCACGCGCCGCCGACCAGCCGACCTGGACCGACCCGGCCACCGGCTACGTCCGTCGCGCAGTGTCGCCCGGCACCGGCGGACCGCTCGAGCTCGTCGAGGTCACCCTGCCCCCGGGCGCACGCGTCGCCTACCCCGCCGAGGCCTACACGTTCCTGCACCAGCAGCTCTGGGTCCTCGACGGCCGGCTGGTCTTCCACGAGGGCGACACGGTCCACGAGCTCGAGACCGGCGACTGTCTCCAGCTCGGCGCACCCGCGCCGTGCACGTTCGTCAACCCCACCACGCGCCCGTGCCGCTACCTCGTCGCCCTCACCCGCCAACCGGACTGA
- a CDS encoding NADP-dependent oxidoreductase, which translates to MSSVVSTQVQLVARPVGWPVESDFRTVQVELGELAPGQVRVRNAFLSVDPYMRGRMNDRKSYTPPYALGETMTGGAVGHVVASASDDVPVGSVVVHQLGWRDVAQGDASAFRVVPEIPGVPVSVHLGVLGMTALTAYVGLREIAHLAPGETVFVSGAAGAVGSMVGQIARLSGAGRVIGSAGSPEKVALLTERYGFDAAFNYKDGDLTGQLAAAAPDGIDVYFDNVGGEHLEAALDAFNDGGRAALCGAISQYNETGAAPGPRNLGNLITRGLTLQGFTVGHYTQHVPAFSAAMTAWLTAGEIVYDETVVDGIENAVGAFLGLMRGENTGKMLVRIVAES; encoded by the coding sequence ATGTCGTCGGTCGTCAGCACCCAGGTCCAGCTCGTCGCGCGCCCGGTCGGGTGGCCCGTGGAGTCGGACTTCCGCACGGTCCAGGTCGAGCTCGGCGAGCTCGCCCCCGGACAGGTCCGCGTCCGCAACGCGTTCCTGTCCGTCGACCCGTACATGCGCGGTCGGATGAACGACCGGAAGTCCTACACGCCGCCGTACGCGCTCGGCGAGACCATGACCGGTGGCGCGGTCGGGCACGTGGTCGCGTCCGCGTCCGACGACGTGCCGGTCGGCTCCGTCGTCGTCCACCAGCTCGGCTGGCGGGACGTCGCACAGGGCGACGCGAGCGCGTTCCGGGTGGTGCCCGAGATCCCCGGGGTCCCGGTCTCCGTCCACCTCGGCGTGCTCGGCATGACGGCCCTGACGGCGTACGTCGGTCTGCGCGAGATCGCCCACCTCGCACCCGGCGAGACGGTGTTCGTCTCCGGTGCGGCCGGCGCCGTGGGCTCGATGGTGGGACAGATCGCCCGGCTCTCGGGTGCCGGACGCGTGATCGGCTCGGCGGGATCGCCCGAGAAGGTCGCGCTGCTGACCGAGCGGTACGGCTTCGACGCGGCATTCAACTACAAGGACGGCGACCTCACGGGTCAGCTCGCCGCCGCCGCGCCCGACGGCATCGACGTGTACTTCGACAACGTCGGTGGCGAGCACCTCGAGGCCGCCCTCGACGCGTTCAACGACGGCGGCCGTGCGGCCCTCTGCGGCGCGATCTCCCAGTACAACGAGACCGGCGCCGCACCCGGCCCACGCAACCTCGGCAACCTCATCACGCGCGGGCTGACGCTCCAGGGCTTCACCGTCGGCCACTACACCCAGCACGTCCCGGCCTTCAGCGCTGCCATGACCGCGTGGCTCACGGCAGGCGAGATCGTGTACGACGAGACCGTGGTCGACGGCATCGAGAACGCGGTCGGTGCCTTCCTCGGGCTCATGCGCGGAGAGAACACCGGCAAGATGCTCGTCCGCATCGTGGCCGAGAGCTGA
- a CDS encoding GNAT family N-acetyltransferase, whose product MVTGWPVRLEDGDVRLRPLGGRDQDAWLALRAGNADWLEPWDATSPVPVLGPRPSFRQYVRALRSQARSGTALPFALDYQGELVGQLTVSGITYGSFRSGTIGYWVSEHVAGRGIVPTAVALAVDHSFFRLGLHRIEVNIRPENAPSLRVVEKLGFRDEGLRERYLHISGEWCDHRSFALTTEDVPGGLLARWHRVQEQAAQEQAAQGHAEASGTTAE is encoded by the coding sequence ATGGTGACGGGGTGGCCGGTCCGCCTCGAGGACGGCGACGTGCGCCTGCGCCCGCTCGGAGGGCGCGACCAGGACGCATGGCTCGCCCTGAGAGCAGGGAACGCCGACTGGCTCGAGCCGTGGGACGCGACCTCGCCCGTCCCGGTGCTCGGTCCGAGGCCGTCGTTCCGGCAGTACGTGCGCGCGCTGCGGTCGCAGGCACGCTCCGGGACGGCGCTGCCGTTCGCCCTGGACTACCAGGGTGAGCTCGTCGGGCAGCTGACGGTGTCCGGGATCACGTACGGCTCGTTCCGCTCCGGGACGATCGGGTACTGGGTCTCCGAGCACGTCGCCGGCCGCGGGATCGTCCCGACGGCGGTCGCCCTGGCCGTCGACCACAGCTTCTTCCGGCTCGGGCTGCACCGGATCGAGGTGAACATCCGCCCCGAGAACGCGCCGAGCCTCCGGGTGGTCGAGAAGCTGGGGTTCCGCGACGAGGGGCTCCGCGAGCGCTACCTGCACATCTCCGGGGAGTGGTGCGACCACCGGAGCTTCGCCCTGACGACCGAGGACGTCCCGGGCGGACTCCTGGCGCGCTGGCACCGCGTGCAGGAGCAGGCCGCGCAGGAGCAGGCCGCGCAGGGGCACGCCGAGGCATCCGGCACCACGGCTGAATGA